A single region of the Cucumis melo cultivar AY chromosome 3, USDA_Cmelo_AY_1.0, whole genome shotgun sequence genome encodes:
- the LOC103485624 gene encoding vacuolar iron transporter homolog 4-like → MDPNKLNLNNLEQQQSTLEIQTKEFDYSKRAQWLRAAVLGANDGLVSTASLMMGVGAVKQDIKAMILTGFAGLVAGACSMAIGEFVSVYSQLDIEMAQIKREKLQRSNNMEGGVVQGQESKDKEKLPNPLQAAAASALAFSLGAMVPLLAASFIREYKVRLAVVVASVTLALAVFGWLGAVLGKASPIKSAARVLVGGWLAMAITFGLTKLIGASGL, encoded by the coding sequence ATGGATCCCAACAAATTAAACCTAAATAATTTGGAACAACAACAATCTACTCTAGAGATCCAAACAAAGGAATTTGACTACTCAAAACGCGCACAATGGCTACGCGCTGCAGTACTCGGCGCCAACGACGGCCTTGTCTCGACCGCGTCGCTCATGATGGGAGTTGGAGCTGTCAAACAAGACATCAAGGCCATGATCCTCACCGGTTTCGCCGGTCTAGTAGCTGGCGCCTGTAGTATGGCGATTGGTGAATTTGTGTCTGTTTACTCTCAGCTAGACATTGAAATGGCTcaaataaaaagagagaaattacAAAGATCAAATAATATGGAAGGAGGTGTAGTACAAGGGCAAGAGAGCAAAGATAAAGAAAAGCTACCAAATCCACTCCAAGCAGCTGCAGCCTCAGCCTTGGCCTTCTCTCTTGGAGCAATGGTCCCATTGTTGGCTGCTTCCTTTATAAGAGAGTACAAAGTAAGACTCGCAGTGGTGGTGGCATCGGTGACTTTAGCTCTCGCCGTGTTCGGGTGGTTGGGTGCCGTTCTTGGAAAAGCATCACCAATCAAATCAGCCGCTAGAGTGTTGGTCGGTGGTTGGTTAGCTATGGCTATAACCTTTGGCTTAACAAAGCTAATCGGAGCGAGTGGACTCTAG